One segment of Drosophila ananassae strain 14024-0371.13 chromosome 3R, ASM1763931v2, whole genome shotgun sequence DNA contains the following:
- the LOC6496970 gene encoding REST corepressor, producing MTYPLKDKRDARYWKQQAATLPDFVPKDEHKPKLAELQHRASILWSPQLKDQDEKNVRDYLDFAASQYEIEEEQALFILRQQGFDIAVARRRLAGIETARGCRYHRWKAQDLVHLSKAFKKHGNDFKKVKEQLPHVPLAELRQYFNFMYSV from the coding sequence ATGACGTACCCGCTGAAGGATAAACGAGATGCTCGATACTGGAAACAACAGGCAGCCACTTTGCCGGACTTCGTGCCGAAGGACGAACACAAACCCAAGCTGGCGGAGCTCCAACATCGGGCCTCTATATTGTGGTCACCCCAACTGAAGGACCAGGACGAGAAGAACGTTCGAGACTACTTGGACTTCGCCGCCAGTCAATATGAAATCGAGGAGGAACAGGCACTCTTCATCTTACGTCAACAGGGCTTCGATATTGCGGTGGCCCGTCGACGTCTGGCTGGGATTGAGACCGCCCGCGGTTGTCGCTACCATCGTTGGAAGGCTCAGGACCTAGTTCATTTATCGAAGGCCTTCAAGAAGCATGGAAACGACTTTAAGAAGGTCAAGGAGCAGCTGCCACATGTCCCGCTCGCAGAACTTCGCCAGTATTTTAACTTCATGTACTCGGTCTGA